A section of the Candidatus Eremiobacterota bacterium genome encodes:
- a CDS encoding glycosyltransferase encodes MRVVHVCGDLGLYGAENVVALLMRHTREPDVELTAMTVNRSKHPEARERTGVPVVAIDRAGRKDLGFLWRMVRELRRLRPEVVHTHGHHGRYWGRLAAVLAGVPIVVHTEHNPDLTPPAPRFVFTALNRLLKPRTTAFVDFTAPRRAQLAAAEAIPLERIVVIPNGIPPVEHPPETRERARAALGAGPGEVAVLVVARLFEQKRHDLAIDAVAALPPEVRTRVRLAFAGDGPLRAELQARAAAAGLGETVQFLGFRTDVRELLAGADLSLLTSAREAMPLAIIESMLERIPIVTTPWSGASTLMGEGRYGLVAREFSPAAVAAALLEAISDPAAARVRADAAYAHAAVEFDVATQARRYAALYRALSARTRSAKRLITAARS; translated from the coding sequence ATGCGCGTCGTTCACGTCTGCGGGGACCTCGGATTGTATGGGGCGGAGAACGTCGTGGCGCTGCTGATGCGGCACACGCGCGAGCCGGACGTCGAGCTGACGGCGATGACCGTCAACCGCTCGAAGCATCCGGAGGCGCGCGAGCGCACGGGCGTCCCGGTCGTCGCGATCGACCGGGCCGGCCGCAAGGACCTCGGTTTTCTGTGGCGGATGGTCCGCGAGCTGCGCCGGCTGCGGCCCGAGGTGGTGCACACGCACGGCCACCACGGCCGGTACTGGGGCCGGCTGGCGGCGGTCCTGGCCGGCGTCCCGATCGTCGTGCACACCGAGCACAACCCCGACCTCACCCCGCCGGCCCCGCGCTTCGTCTTCACCGCGCTGAACCGGTTGCTGAAGCCGCGCACCACCGCGTTCGTGGACTTCACGGCGCCGCGGCGCGCGCAGCTCGCCGCGGCCGAAGCGATCCCGCTCGAGCGCATCGTGGTGATTCCGAACGGCATCCCGCCCGTCGAGCACCCGCCGGAGACCCGCGAGCGCGCGCGGGCCGCGCTGGGCGCCGGTCCCGGCGAGGTCGCGGTGCTCGTCGTCGCGCGGCTGTTCGAGCAGAAACGCCACGATCTGGCGATCGACGCGGTCGCCGCGCTCCCGCCGGAGGTCCGCACCCGGGTGCGGCTGGCCTTCGCCGGTGACGGGCCGCTGCGCGCCGAGCTGCAGGCCCGTGCGGCGGCGGCCGGGCTCGGCGAGACGGTGCAGTTTCTCGGGTTTCGCACCGACGTGCGCGAGCTGCTCGCCGGCGCCGACCTCTCGCTGCTCACCTCGGCGCGCGAAGCGATGCCGCTGGCGATCATCGAGTCGATGCTCGAGCGCATCCCGATCGTGACCACGCCCTGGTCGGGCGCGAGCACGCTGATGGGTGAAGGCCGCTACGGGCTGGTCGCGCGCGAGTTCAGCCCCGCGGCCGTCGCCGCGGCGCTGCTCGAGGCGATCTCCGACCCCGCCGCGGCGCGCGTGCGGGCCGACGCGGCCTACGCGCACGCCGCCGTCGAGTTCGACGTCGCCACGCAGGCGCGCCGGTACGCCGCGCTCTACCGCGCGCTGAGCGCGCGCACGCGCTCGGCGAAGCGCCTCATCACCGCGGCCCGGTCGTAG
- a CDS encoding ABC transporter ATP-binding protein gives MLTVEHVDKSFPVAHGFSAMLRTFAGQRIPRQQVLFDVNLRVGRGELFGLLGPNGAGKSTLLKLLATLTTPDRGRMTIDGIDVAAEPLEAKRRIALCTSDERSFYFRLTARQNLMFFGALMGLSGAHLRQRIEECVALVDLSSHLDRRFGGFSSGMRVRMTVARALLADPSIMFFDEPTRAVDPVHAEDLRNLIRRQLVEKAGKTVILATNLLEEAWAVCDRVAVVNKGRIVAMGPPRELDREIGAVARYRVTVDEVDEDLLARTRTVPGFRDLRIERSERGVDLTVEMDPCEGALGALMRAVSWDAATLRDFRPVDTEAIDVFKRVTSDDNHRN, from the coding sequence ATGCTCACGGTGGAGCACGTCGACAAGTCGTTTCCGGTCGCGCACGGCTTCTCGGCGATGTTGCGAACCTTCGCCGGCCAGCGCATTCCGCGCCAGCAGGTGCTCTTCGACGTCAACCTGCGCGTCGGCCGCGGCGAGCTCTTCGGGCTGCTCGGCCCGAACGGCGCCGGCAAGTCGACGCTGCTCAAGCTGCTGGCGACGCTGACGACGCCGGACCGCGGCCGCATGACGATCGACGGGATCGACGTCGCCGCCGAGCCGCTCGAGGCGAAGCGCCGGATCGCGCTCTGCACCAGCGACGAGCGCTCGTTCTACTTCCGGCTGACCGCGCGCCAGAACCTGATGTTCTTCGGCGCGCTGATGGGGCTGTCGGGCGCGCACTTGCGGCAGCGTATCGAGGAGTGCGTCGCATTGGTCGACCTGAGCTCGCACCTCGACCGCCGCTTCGGCGGCTTCTCGTCCGGGATGCGGGTGCGAATGACGGTCGCGCGCGCGCTGCTCGCCGACCCATCGATCATGTTCTTCGACGAGCCGACGCGCGCCGTCGATCCGGTCCACGCCGAAGACTTGCGCAATTTGATTCGCCGCCAATTGGTCGAGAAGGCGGGGAAGACCGTGATCCTCGCGACCAATCTGCTCGAGGAAGCGTGGGCGGTCTGCGACCGGGTCGCGGTCGTCAACAAAGGCCGCATCGTGGCGATGGGGCCGCCGCGCGAGCTGGACCGCGAGATCGGCGCCGTCGCGCGCTACCGCGTGACCGTCGACGAGGTGGACGAAGATCTGCTGGCGCGCACGCGCACGGTTCCGGGCTTCCGGGACCTGCGCATCGAGCGCTCCGAGCGCGGCGTCGACCTGACCGTCGAGATGGATCCGTGCGAAGGCGCGCTCGGCGCGCTGATGCGCGCGGTTTCCTGGGACGCCGCGACGCTGCGCGATTTTCGCCCCGTCGACACCGAGGCGATCGACGTCTTCAAGCGAGTGACGAGCGATGACAACCACCGCAATTAG
- a CDS encoding ABC transporter permease codes for MTTTAIRLAPSTPLAKIGAIFRRDAIVTLSYPGNFAISWVSILVEVVIAWYISMLVHPSAKYGGGSGEVAGYFQFIAINFALVRFQTAALNSFADAIRDGQLTGTLEVVLATPTSLPVLVLSSGLWSFTLTALQTTFFLIVAVVFGLDLSHTNLLTAAVFLVLTIAAVSPLGVLAAALAMVIKKTGPVEWLSLASASLFGGVYVPLSSLAMWLQVIGSCLPISHALVGFRAAAAGVPLSHVAGEAVWLLGSAVLLTPLALWIFVRAVNKARVDGTLAMY; via the coding sequence ATGACAACCACCGCAATTAGGCTCGCCCCGTCGACCCCGCTCGCGAAGATCGGCGCGATCTTCCGGCGCGACGCGATCGTCACGCTGTCGTACCCCGGCAACTTCGCGATCTCGTGGGTCTCGATTCTGGTCGAGGTCGTGATCGCGTGGTACATCTCGATGCTGGTCCATCCGTCGGCGAAGTACGGCGGCGGCAGCGGCGAGGTCGCGGGCTACTTCCAGTTCATCGCGATCAACTTCGCGTTGGTGCGCTTTCAGACGGCGGCGCTGAACAGCTTCGCCGATGCGATCCGCGACGGCCAGCTGACGGGGACGCTCGAAGTCGTGCTCGCGACGCCGACGTCGCTGCCGGTCCTCGTCCTCTCCTCGGGGTTGTGGTCGTTCACGCTGACGGCGCTGCAGACGACGTTCTTCCTCATCGTCGCGGTCGTCTTCGGGCTGGACCTCAGCCACACCAACCTGCTGACGGCCGCCGTCTTTCTGGTGCTCACGATCGCCGCCGTCTCGCCGCTCGGCGTGCTCGCCGCCGCGCTGGCGATGGTGATCAAGAAGACGGGCCCGGTCGAGTGGCTCTCGCTCGCGAGCGCGTCGCTGTTCGGGGGCGTCTACGTCCCGCTCAGCTCGCTCGCGATGTGGCTGCAGGTCATCGGCTCGTGTCTTCCGATCAGCCACGCGCTGGTCGGTTTCCGCGCCGCCGCCGCCGGGGTGCCGCTCAGTCACGTCGCCGGCGAGGCCGTCTGGCTTCTCGGCTCCGCCGTGCTGCTGACCCCGCTCGCACTTTGGATCTTCGTCCGCGCGGTCAACAAAGCGCGCGTCGACGGCACCCTCGCGATGTACTAG
- a CDS encoding polysaccharide biosynthesis/export family protein, producing MILRSTHSLRALAAAAAILLGAAPLAALAQSVTPLEPPPPVQQPIGPSSTVSPTIHPGDQLAISVYGHPDLTQNAVVQADGTIQYPLVGRVLVTGMSSAEARDALAHSLQKYLKHPIVSLAVQQQGSINVLVLGNVKTSGRYTLRSGSHLSDAIAAAAGIVQMNGDFPPARLSQDGTTQTIDLQKLLHDGDTSQNPELSDNAIVYVTGAETIRVQVLGAVSRPGNVEVNVGDRLSMALARAGAEASAKSDLNRVYLTRTDPTTGKTLPSYQINVFEALQRGDQRYDPILRKDDKIYVPEARTISPAMMGILGALGSLLRL from the coding sequence ATGATCCTGCGCTCGACCCATTCGCTCCGTGCTCTCGCGGCCGCCGCCGCGATCCTGCTCGGCGCCGCGCCGCTCGCCGCGCTCGCGCAATCGGTGACGCCGCTCGAGCCGCCGCCCCCGGTGCAGCAGCCGATCGGGCCGTCGTCGACGGTCTCGCCGACGATCCACCCCGGCGACCAGCTCGCGATCTCGGTGTACGGGCACCCGGATCTGACCCAGAACGCGGTGGTCCAGGCCGACGGCACGATTCAGTACCCGCTGGTCGGACGCGTCTTGGTTACGGGGATGAGCTCGGCCGAGGCGCGCGACGCGCTCGCGCACAGCCTGCAGAAGTATCTGAAGCATCCGATCGTCTCGCTCGCGGTGCAGCAGCAGGGCAGCATCAACGTGCTCGTCCTCGGCAACGTGAAGACCTCGGGGCGCTACACGCTGCGCAGCGGCTCGCATCTGAGCGACGCGATCGCGGCGGCCGCCGGGATCGTGCAGATGAACGGGGACTTCCCGCCGGCGCGGCTCTCGCAAGACGGCACGACGCAGACGATCGACCTGCAGAAGCTGCTGCACGATGGCGACACCTCGCAGAACCCGGAGCTCTCGGACAACGCGATCGTGTACGTCACCGGCGCCGAGACGATCCGCGTGCAGGTGCTGGGCGCGGTCTCGCGGCCCGGCAACGTCGAAGTCAACGTCGGCGACCGGCTCTCGATGGCGCTCGCGCGCGCCGGCGCCGAAGCGTCGGCGAAGTCCGACCTCAACCGCGTGTACCTGACCCGAACCGATCCAACGACGGGGAAGACGCTGCCCTCGTACCAGATCAACGTGTTCGAGGCGCTCCAGCGCGGCGACCAGCGGTACGATCCGATCCTGCGCAAGGACGACAAGATCTACGTCCCCGAGGCCCGCACGATCAGCCCCGCGATGATGGGTATACTCGGAGCGCTCGGCTCTTTGCTGCGGCTCTAG
- a CDS encoding polysaccharide biosynthesis tyrosine autokinase → MYEQQRLPGTSVPLASPISGRTPVDVDPTAMWNSFVGTLSRRRVLFAAIVLGVIGAVLIVTLLTPKRYTVDVKMIAGNPNTIAQNQQGAQTALPVLNALLLANVAQSAETYAELMGETPVVQHVIDDLRLQTDVKTLQGAVKVKPVTNTNIITVSVSWSDPVTAAKIANDFASVFVAREAELVGSQAGGALQFLSKQLPIAEKNLARTSDAVARYQTSHNIADLTTQTAATVNAAQAIDSKINQVQLDKQQADAEISSLSGALGAMRPTTGGGGTVTQNPVLPQLTQKLADLQIQLGSAQQQYTDSHPTVISLKQQIADVQRQIKRTKPTIVASTSTVANPVYQQLSQQRAAAEAASASASAQLAVLARQRSAINPQLAALPEQQAKLAELQRQKKIAEDVYNALQQKYNDAMVSRQTGISDVAITQPALAELATKTPHLTINLIVATIVGVLLGLGIVFLVDWFDGRIRDERDVEGELQLPVLATIPQLPSGDGAAAIPATVRNATLESYFQLVLAMRYSSDHPLRSVTITSPLKGDGKSTVAMNVAGAFGEIAVSSIEREARVLIIDADMRRPSLHRKFEVSNDIGLSDLLIGRASLAQCVKRTDRPGVDVLTSGTHSPNPIKLLQSNRFDALLREARSRYETVIVDAPALVPVFDAAVVAAKTDGTVLIVSAGHTDVRSTRRALARLEAVGVNDLVGTVVNRSTTRVDDYSDYFAAGAAPLKELPHTA, encoded by the coding sequence ATGTACGAACAGCAGCGGCTTCCCGGCACCTCCGTCCCGCTGGCGAGCCCGATCAGCGGGCGCACGCCGGTCGACGTCGATCCGACCGCGATGTGGAACTCGTTCGTCGGCACCCTCTCGCGCCGCCGGGTTCTCTTCGCCGCGATCGTGCTCGGCGTGATCGGCGCGGTCCTCATCGTCACCTTGCTGACGCCGAAGCGCTACACCGTCGACGTCAAGATGATCGCCGGCAACCCGAATACGATCGCGCAGAACCAGCAGGGCGCGCAGACGGCGCTGCCGGTGCTCAACGCGCTGCTGCTTGCGAACGTGGCGCAGTCGGCCGAGACCTACGCCGAGCTGATGGGTGAGACGCCGGTCGTGCAGCACGTCATCGACGATCTGCGGCTGCAGACCGACGTAAAGACGCTGCAGGGCGCGGTCAAGGTCAAGCCGGTCACGAACACCAACATCATCACCGTTTCGGTGTCGTGGAGCGATCCCGTGACCGCGGCCAAGATCGCCAACGATTTCGCTTCGGTCTTCGTCGCGCGCGAGGCCGAGCTGGTCGGAAGCCAGGCCGGCGGCGCGCTGCAGTTCCTCTCGAAGCAGCTCCCGATCGCCGAGAAGAACCTTGCCCGCACCTCCGACGCGGTCGCCCGCTACCAGACCAGCCACAACATCGCCGACCTGACCACGCAGACGGCGGCGACGGTCAACGCCGCGCAGGCGATCGACTCGAAGATCAACCAGGTGCAGCTCGACAAGCAGCAGGCCGACGCCGAGATCAGCTCGCTCTCCGGCGCGCTCGGCGCGATGCGCCCGACGACCGGCGGTGGCGGAACGGTCACGCAAAATCCCGTCCTCCCGCAGCTCACCCAGAAGCTCGCCGACCTGCAGATCCAGCTCGGCAGCGCCCAACAGCAGTACACCGACTCGCATCCGACGGTCATCAGCCTCAAGCAGCAGATCGCCGACGTGCAGCGCCAGATCAAACGCACGAAGCCGACGATCGTCGCCTCGACGAGCACCGTGGCGAACCCGGTCTACCAGCAGCTCTCGCAGCAGCGCGCGGCCGCCGAGGCGGCGAGCGCGAGCGCGAGCGCGCAGCTCGCAGTCCTTGCGCGCCAGCGTTCGGCGATCAACCCGCAGCTCGCGGCGCTTCCGGAGCAGCAGGCGAAGCTCGCCGAGCTGCAGCGCCAGAAGAAGATCGCCGAGGACGTCTACAACGCGCTGCAGCAGAAGTACAACGACGCGATGGTTTCGCGCCAAACCGGGATCAGCGACGTCGCGATCACGCAGCCGGCGCTGGCCGAGCTGGCGACGAAGACGCCGCACCTGACGATCAACCTGATCGTCGCGACGATCGTCGGCGTGCTGCTCGGGCTCGGGATCGTGTTCCTGGTCGACTGGTTCGACGGGCGCATCCGCGACGAGCGCGACGTCGAAGGCGAGCTGCAGCTCCCGGTGCTGGCGACGATCCCGCAGCTGCCGTCCGGCGACGGCGCCGCGGCGATTCCCGCCACCGTGCGCAACGCGACCCTGGAGTCGTACTTCCAGCTCGTCCTCGCCATGCGCTACAGCTCCGACCATCCGCTGCGCAGCGTGACGATCACCAGCCCGCTCAAGGGCGACGGCAAGTCGACGGTCGCGATGAACGTCGCCGGCGCGTTCGGCGAGATCGCGGTCTCGAGCATCGAGCGCGAGGCGCGCGTGCTCATCATCGACGCCGACATGCGGCGGCCCTCGCTGCACCGCAAGTTCGAGGTGTCGAACGACATCGGCCTCTCCGACTTGCTGATCGGGCGCGCCTCGCTCGCGCAGTGCGTGAAGCGGACGGACCGTCCGGGCGTCGACGTGCTGACCAGCGGCACGCACTCGCCGAACCCGATCAAGCTGCTGCAGTCGAACCGGTTCGACGCGCTGCTGCGCGAAGCGCGCTCGCGCTACGAGACGGTGATCGTCGACGCGCCGGCGCTCGTCCCGGTGTTCGACGCGGCGGTCGTCGCGGCGAAGACCGACGGCACGGTGCTGATCGTCTCGGCCGGGCACACCGACGTGCGCTCGACGCGCCGCGCGCTCGCGCGGCTCGAGGCGGTCGGCGTCAACGACCTCGTCGGAACCGTCGTCAACCGCTCGACGACGCGCGTCGACGACTACAGCGACTACTTCGCCGCCGGTGCGGCGCCGCTCAAAGAGCTGCCGCACACCGCGTAG
- a CDS encoding acyltransferase, protein MLKLSTVALMMRYGIPAALELLREQVIEHTAPRRRLGRLGKETLITRSASLHDPQNIFVGDDVLVGPHCKLWASRNATLTLEDHALLGPNVTIITSTHGTADLTVTMNKQPDTERDVRIGRGAWLCANSVILPGITVHEEAIVAAGAIVTQDVPPYAIAAGVPARVVGSRKPELQAV, encoded by the coding sequence ATGCTGAAGCTTTCGACGGTTGCGCTGATGATGCGGTACGGCATCCCGGCCGCGCTCGAGCTTCTGCGGGAACAAGTCATCGAACACACGGCCCCGCGGCGGCGGCTCGGGCGGCTCGGAAAGGAAACGCTGATCACTCGCTCCGCCTCGCTGCACGATCCGCAGAACATCTTCGTCGGCGACGACGTGCTGGTCGGACCGCACTGCAAGCTGTGGGCTTCGCGGAACGCGACGCTGACGCTCGAAGACCACGCGCTGCTCGGCCCGAACGTCACCATCATCACTTCGACGCACGGCACCGCCGATCTGACGGTGACGATGAACAAGCAGCCGGACACCGAGCGCGACGTGCGGATCGGGCGCGGCGCGTGGCTGTGCGCGAATTCCGTGATCCTGCCCGGGATCACCGTGCACGAAGAAGCGATCGTCGCCGCCGGCGCAATCGTCACCCAGGACGTGCCGCCGTACGCGATCGCGGCCGGCGTCCCGGCGCGCGTCGTCGGCTCGCGCAAGCCCGAGCTGCAGGCGGTCTGA